CTTGCGGCTTTTTCTGCAGGCGGAAAAAGGAGCCATTCTTCTTCGTGACCAGCGAGACAGTATGTTTAGGTTTGCTGCGTGGGCGGGATACGAAACGGATGTGCTCAAGGACATTGTTATTTGTCAAGAAGAAGCGACCAACCGCTATGCTGATGCGCCCGACGAAGTCGACAAAGGGGTATATCTCCCGCGCAACCTAAAGGCGCTCGTAGATGACGATAGGCTAGCAGATTTGGCCATCCCCAAATCCCTGCTGACCATGACTGTGGAGTTAGATGGCGTTCTTGAGGGTTTCTTGATGTTTCTCAACATGACGGACTCTGAAGCCTTTAACCGCTCTGATAGCCGCAAACTCAATCGGTTCCGAGAACATGCGATCTCTGCTATCGCCAAGGCAAAAACGCTGCAAATCCTACAGGAGAAAAACGAGGAGCTGGTCCGAACCCAAAAGCAACTTGTGGTTCAAGAGAAGCTGGCGTCCCTCGGTGAGCTGACAGCAGGGATCGCACATGAGATTAAAAACCCATTAAATTTCGTGAATAATTTTGCCGAGCTCTCGGTAGGATTGGTTGATGAGCTAAAACAAGAAATTAAAAAAAACAAAGAGCATCTGGACTCTGAGACAGCCGAACACGTCGATGAGATTCTGACAGACCTTGCTTACAATGCAGGGGAGATACAACAATCAGGCAGCCGTGCCGACAGCATCATCCAGGGCATGCTGTTGCACTCAAGAGGCGGTACCGGCGAACGCCGGGACACGGATATAAATGTCCTGCTGAATCAATATCTGGCCCTGGCATATCACAGCATGAGAGCCCAGGATTCAGCTTTCGAAGCCACGATGGAAAATGACTACGACGAGTCCATTGGCAAAATTTCTGTTGTACCTCAAGATTTAGGCCGGGTTTTTCTTAATATTCTCAATAACGCCTGTCACGCAATATTGGAGAGGACAAAAGAATTGCCAGACGGCTATTCGCCAACACTTTCTGTCTCAACGAAATCCCTGGGCGATAAAGTAGAAATCCGAATTCGCGATAATGGTTCCGGCATTGCCGAAGAAATCAAAGATAAGATTTTCAATCCCTTTTTTACCACAAAACCGCCTGGAGAAGGCACGGGGTTGGGCCTTTCTCTCAGTTACGATATCATAGTAAAAGAGCACAGAGGGGATATAAAAGTGGAGAGTGAGAGGGATAGTTTCACTGAATTTATTATCACTCTTCCCAAGGAGTAGACCTAAATTATACTAAGAACAACCTGAGACTCAAACATGCCAGCCAAGATAATGGTAGTAGATGACGAACCTCAGTTGCAACAGCTTGTTCGCCAAAAGTTCAGAAAAGAAATTCGCGACAAGGAATATGAGTTTGTGTTTGCTCAGAATGGCGTGGAAGCGATCGAAAAGTTAAAGAGCGATGGCGACATAGACCTCTTGCTCACCGACATAAATATGCCAAAAATGAGTGGCCTGGCTCTGCTTACCAAGCTTAATGAGTTAGACTTCCTACTCAAGTCTGTCATCATTTCAGCATACGGAGATATGAAAAATATACGAACTGCCATGAACCTTGGCGCCTTTGATTTTGTAACCAAGCCAATCAATCTTACTGACTTGGAAATAACAATCAAAAAATGCCTCAAA
Above is a genomic segment from candidate division KSB1 bacterium containing:
- a CDS encoding GHKL domain-containing protein, with protein sequence LRLFLQAEKGAILLRDQRDSMFRFAAWAGYETDVLKDIVICQEEATNRYADAPDEVDKGVYLPRNLKALVDDDRLADLAIPKSLLTMTVELDGVLEGFLMFLNMTDSEAFNRSDSRKLNRFREHAISAIAKAKTLQILQEKNEELVRTQKQLVVQEKLASLGELTAGIAHEIKNPLNFVNNFAELSVGLVDELKQEIKKNKEHLDSETAEHVDEILTDLAYNAGEIQQSGSRADSIIQGMLLHSRGGTGERRDTDINVLLNQYLALAYHSMRAQDSAFEATMENDYDESIGKISVVPQDLGRVFLNILNNACHAILERTKELPDGYSPTLSVSTKSLGDKVEIRIRDNGSGIAEEIKDKIFNPFFTTKPPGEGTGLGLSLSYDIIVKEHRGDIKVESERDSFTEFIITLPKE